From Leptolyngbya sp. KIOST-1, one genomic window encodes:
- a CDS encoding LL-diaminopimelate aminotransferase, with protein MQIAQRIRPLRANVFADMDRAKAAARAAGKAIVDLSLGSSDLPTPPHVLEAIAAALPDPSTHGYCLFSGTEAFRQAAARWYTDKFGVAVDPETEVLLLIGSQEGTAHLPLAILNPGDFALLMDPGYPSHAGGVYLANGQIYPMPLLAENGFLPQFDQIPAAVLEQSRLMVLSYPHNPTTATASLDFWREAVAFCQRHNLVLAHDFPYVDLTFTGKPALSAIQADPDKTCTIEFFTMSKSYSMGGFRVGYAIGNRELITALRQVKASVDFNQYPGIQRGAIAALCGPQDTVQHIIDTFRQRRDAAIAALSRVGWAVPVPEATMYIWAKLPDRFAHDSQGFCLGLVEQTGVALAPGIGFGKAGEGYVRIALVHPPTVLEAAIDKMAQFLSA; from the coding sequence ATGCAAATTGCCCAACGAATCAGGCCCCTGCGGGCCAATGTGTTTGCCGATATGGATCGGGCCAAGGCCGCCGCACGGGCCGCTGGCAAGGCGATTGTGGATCTGTCGCTGGGGTCCTCCGATCTGCCCACCCCACCCCACGTGCTGGAGGCGATCGCGGCGGCGCTGCCCGACCCCAGCACCCACGGCTACTGCCTGTTTTCGGGCACTGAAGCGTTTCGCCAGGCGGCGGCGCGCTGGTACACCGACAAGTTTGGGGTGGCGGTCGATCCCGAAACCGAAGTGCTGCTGCTGATCGGCTCCCAGGAGGGCACCGCCCACTTGCCCCTGGCCATCCTCAACCCCGGCGACTTTGCCCTGCTGATGGACCCCGGCTACCCCTCCCACGCTGGGGGCGTGTACCTGGCCAACGGGCAGATTTACCCCATGCCCTTACTGGCAGAAAACGGCTTTTTGCCCCAGTTTGATCAGATCCCGGCGGCGGTGCTGGAGCAGTCGCGGTTGATGGTCCTGAGCTACCCCCACAACCCCACCACGGCTACGGCGTCCCTCGACTTTTGGCGTGAAGCGGTGGCCTTTTGTCAGCGTCACAACCTGGTGCTGGCCCACGACTTTCCCTACGTTGACCTGACATTCACCGGTAAACCAGCCCTTTCGGCAATCCAGGCCGACCCCGACAAAACCTGCACCATCGAGTTCTTTACCATGTCGAAGTCGTACAGCATGGGCGGCTTTCGAGTGGGCTACGCGATCGGCAATAGGGAGCTGATCACCGCCCTGCGCCAGGTCAAAGCCAGCGTTGATTTTAATCAGTATCCAGGCATTCAGCGGGGAGCGATCGCCGCTCTCTGCGGTCCCCAGGACACCGTCCAGCACATAATCGACACCTTTCGCCAGCGGCGCGATGCGGCGATCGCGGCCCTGAGTCGGGTGGGGTGGGCGGTGCCGGTGCCCGAGGCTACCATGTACATATGGGCCAAACTGCCCGATCGCTTTGCCCACGATTCCCAGGGGTTCTGCCTGGGCCTGGTCGAGCAAACCGGCGTAGCGCTGGCCCCCGGCATTGGCTTTGGCAAAGCGGGGGAGGGCTACGTGCGCATTGCCCTGGTGCATCCACCGACGGTTCTGGAAGCCGCGATCGATAAGATGGCTCAGTTTCTCTCAGCCTGA